A DNA window from Pogona vitticeps strain Pit_001003342236 chromosome 2, PviZW2.1, whole genome shotgun sequence contains the following coding sequences:
- the ANKRD33 gene encoding photoreceptor ankyrin repeat protein: protein MTDASKEGDRSASPSLDESDPELHYEDEDENEESENEREESDTSSILSDDSVYPVYEHAPSASNDGLELTFYRCCIKNDARLVKEKLESGVTREEVMELDINGRNGLLVACFKGFVDIVTVLSKCPYLDVNHQDNDGNTALMIAAQAGHITIVNYLLNYYPGLELEMRDFRGLTALMKAAVQGRNDCVTALLLAGADLTAVDPVKGKTAREWAALTGRFETIVRIRTLLERPRAEQFSTKYLPEWPALPELVAQTLGASRVQRISTKICSTFTINFPHDPEPDGVMDHMVRMTTCLASPFVTTACQTVCPDSPPEVGKPRLSVPEILNEYTPDSDAKSMASASSCNSQLMTPTRVLVPYQPPSTLVKFLSLPLRMRRNSVFPAGIPKIELTKSPHQSAPKEKPRRSKDKNKNTLELPQWRYKQLKEEKKKAAEEAGKGKKSKGKGKGKKS, encoded by the exons ATGACCGATGCCAGCAAGGAAGGGGACCGAAGTGCGTCACCCTCCCTAGACGAGTCAGATCCGGAGCTACATTATGAGGACGAGGATGAAAATGAAGAGAGTGAGAATGAAAGGGAGGAGTCAGACACCAGCAGCATCCTCTCTGATGACTCTGTCTATCCAGTTTATGAGCATGCTCCGTCTGCCAGTAACGACGGCTTGGAGCTCACTTTCTACCGGTGCTGTATCAAGAACGATGCGAGGCTAGTAAAGGAGAAACTTGAAAGTGGGGTGACGAGGGAGGAAGTCATGGAACTGGACATCAATGGACGG AATGGTCTGTTGGTGGCATGTTTCAAGGGCTTTGTAGACATTGTCACCGTTCTCAGCAAATGCCCCTACCTAGATGTCAATCATCAAGATAATGATGGAAACACAGCACTCATGATAGCAGCTCAGGCAG GGCACATCACTATTGTGAACTATCTTCTGAACTACTACCCAGGATTAGAGCTCGAAATGAGAGACTTCAGGGGTCTGACTGCGCTCATGAAGGCAGCAGTACAAGGAAGAAACGACTGTGTCACAGCCTTGCTTCTGGCAG GAGCTGACCTGACTGCTGTGGACCCAGTAAAAGGAAAGACCGCACGAGAATGGGCAGCCCTGACAGGGCGCTTTGAGACCATCGTCCGGATCCGGACCCTCCTGGAGCGCCCGCGCGCTGAACAGTTCTCGACCAAGTACTTGCCCGAATGGCCCGCTTTGCCTGAACTGGTGGCCCAAACATTAGGTGCCTCCAGAGTCCAACGCATCTCCACCAAAATCTGCTCCACCTTCACCATCAATTTCCCACATGACCCAGAACCAGACGGTGTGATGGATCACATGGTGCGCATGACCACCTGCTTGGCCAGTCCATTTGTGACCACTGCTTGCCAAACAGTCTGTCCTGACAGCCCTCCGGAAGTGGGCAAGCCGAGACTCTCGGTGCCAGAGATCCTCAATGAATATACACCGGATTCTGATGCCAAATCCATGGCCAGTGCCTCCTCCTGCAACAGCCAGCTCATGACACCGACCCGGGTTCTGGTGCCATACCAGCCGCCCAGCACCCTCGTGAAGTTTCTCTCCCTTCCACTGCGTATGCGCCGCAACAGCGTCTTCCCCGCAGGAATCCCTAAAATTGAACTGACCAAGTCACCTCACCAGTCGGCGCCCAAGGAGAAGCCGCGGCGCTCCAAGGACAAGAACAAGAACACGCTAGAGCTGCCTCAGTGGCGGTACAAGCAGctcaaggaagagaaaaagaaggcgGCGGAAGAGGCTGGGAAAGGGAAgaagagcaaagggaaagggaaagggaagaagtCTTGA